A genomic segment from Nematostella vectensis chromosome 6, jaNemVect1.1, whole genome shotgun sequence encodes:
- the LOC5514995 gene encoding neuropeptide FF receptor 1, whose product MNNSSVALACRNISGIIRCRKPGPGSFPPEIQDLLKLDANLKPIFTGLTFSCIAIALLGNMLIILTILRDKRIRGMAHIFLLNIAVSDILYSVVNLAGAILSHAMTPQALKANNCLIHKPLVTARFVCYAASVFSIATLSVERWYAICQPFAAARKTVQKKKLKILIFAVIWILSFAVAFPLALCETGHEKVHAIVLASTLLVLPSLIILFANGMIILSIKNADIFEVSEHGNEGRRKRDSLLKLLVAIIISFIVFWLPYNVLYLYLQFASRPPLVTVIKLGIISRAVTVTSYFHPALNAFLYYGFCKDFRRGLRDLIRKSGICL is encoded by the coding sequence ATGAACAATTCGAGTGTTGCGCTAGCATGCAGGAACATTTCTGGGATAATACGATGTAGGAAACCTGGGCCAGGAAGTTTCCCGCCAGAAATCCAAGACCTTCTTAAGCTCGACGCAAACTTAAAGCCTATCTTTACAGGATTGACATTCAGCTGCATAGCAATAGCACTTCTTGGCAACATGCTGATAATACTGACTATTCTACGGGACAAGAGAATTCGCGGGATGGCGCACATATTCCTTCTTAACATCGCCGTCTCGGATATTCTCTACAGCGTGGTCAATCTAGCAGGCGCCATTCTTAGCCATGCAATGACGCCCCAAGCGCTCAAAGCTAACAACTGTTTAATCCACAAACCCTTGGTTACCGCCAGGTTTGTTTGCTACGCTGCATCGGTGTTTTCTATCGCTACCCTGAGCGTGGAGCGCTGGTACGCCATCTGTCAGCCGTTTGCAGCCGCGCGTAAGACGGTGCAGAAGAAAAAGCTAAAAATACTCATCTTCGCCGTAATTTGGATTCTGTCGTTTGCTGTGGCGTTCCCGCTTGCCCTCTGTGAGACTGGACATGAGAAAGTTCACGCCATTGTACTGGCGTCAACCCTACTTGTTCTGCCCTCCCTGATAATTCTTTTCGCCAATGGAATGATCATTCTCTCCATTAAGAACGCAGATATCTTTGAAGTTAGTGAGCATGGGAATGAAGGCAGGAGAAAAAGGGATAGCTTACTGAAACTCTTGGTCGCCATAATAATcagttttattgttttctggtTGCCTTACAACGTGTTGTACCTGTACCTGCAGTTTGCCTCCAGACCTCCCTTAGTCACAGTCATCAAGCTAGGAATAATCTCCAGAGCAGTTACCGTCACTTCGTATTTTCATCCCGCGCTTAATGCATTTCTTTATTATGGGTTTTGTAAGGATTTCCGCCGTGGTTTGAGAGATTTGATCAGGAAGTCGGGAATTTGTCTGTAA
- the LOC116619641 gene encoding uncharacterized protein LOC116619641 has product MSAKIIFLLLGSLCCLAQGQSDADPWKKISLWPVCFEGRNDRYGFFNYLGGVPRLVAGIKLVHKSGTIRCKTDVSKNSKWGCYRHSEFKDYRLNVVVTDSNNNVIFPRPEYIKHTSGLWYWLPGVDENHSNELVFTDFAHPFYLPHSTELRVWYGEDLKNWNERDNQGKVCVDVFAHYM; this is encoded by the exons ATGTCAGCAAAGATAATCTTTCTTCTCCTCGGAAGCTTGTGTTGTTTGGCACAAGGACAATCAGACGCAGATC CCTGGAAGAAGATAAGCCTGTGGCCGGTTTGTTTCGAGGGCAGGAACGATCGCTATGGGTTCTTCAACTATCTTGGGGGTGTCCCAAGACTTGTGGCAGGGATAAAGCTCGTCCACAAATCAGGAACGATCAG GTGTAAGACGGATGTGTCGAAAAACAGCAAATGGGGCTGCTATCGCCACTCGGAGTTCAAGGATTACCGTCTGAACGTGGTGGTAACCGATAGCAACAACAACGTCATCTTCCCAAGACCAGAGTACATCAAGCACACCTCTGGACTGTGGTACTGGTTGCCAG GTGTGGATGAGAATCACTCCAACGAGCTTGTGTTCACAGACTTTGCGCACCCTTTCTACCTCCCCCACAGTACTGAGTTGCGCGTATGGTACGGGGAAGATCTCAAGAATTGGAACGAGAGGGATAATCAAGGAAAAGTGTGTGTCGATGTATTTGCGCACTATATGTGA